One Nitrospirota bacterium genomic region harbors:
- a CDS encoding DUF4931 domain-containing protein: MGKQADSAQGATRIIREIRINPVVPTESVLVATARSMRPRKDEAPAPHDARPHLDTCPFCKGNEGMTPPPIAQIPKDGPWQLRIVENKYPILGDDRENPDFGFGLQQAIDGYGRHEVVIDHSSHGIRIHEMDEEHLVLLFSTYRERMEQLYYSDDRLQHVLIFKNFGPAAGASIAHTHSQIIAMPVVPDNVQAEVSNSRAFYQKSHKCIFCTLIDEALTFEATIYDRESGEIRRRIDLGQFVIERSDRFIAIKPFASRYEWEVHILPLQHGADFIDMVSEDCADLARLFRRTMARLNAVLGGAQYNFFIHSLPHGQAFSDSLPSFHWHIEICPRTSIPTGFELGSGLFVNTLCPEDAAERLRNADLENR; encoded by the coding sequence ATGGGAAAACAGGCTGATTCTGCTCAGGGAGCAACAAGGATCATAAGGGAGATACGGATCAATCCGGTTGTGCCGACCGAATCGGTGCTGGTTGCCACAGCCCGAAGCATGAGGCCCAGGAAAGATGAGGCTCCTGCGCCGCATGATGCCCGTCCGCATCTGGATACCTGTCCGTTCTGCAAAGGCAATGAGGGGATGACGCCGCCGCCTATTGCCCAGATTCCAAAAGATGGACCGTGGCAGCTCCGCATTGTCGAAAACAAATATCCTATCCTCGGGGATGATCGTGAGAACCCGGATTTTGGTTTTGGTCTGCAGCAGGCAATAGACGGGTACGGCAGGCATGAGGTGGTTATCGATCATTCTTCACACGGCATCAGGATCCATGAAATGGATGAGGAGCATCTTGTTCTTCTTTTTTCAACATACCGTGAGCGGATGGAGCAATTGTATTATTCTGACGACAGGCTTCAGCATGTGCTTATATTCAAGAATTTCGGGCCGGCAGCCGGCGCGAGCATTGCGCATACGCATAGCCAGATCATTGCAATGCCCGTTGTCCCTGACAACGTGCAGGCTGAAGTCAGCAATAGTCGGGCATTTTATCAGAAATCCCATAAATGCATATTCTGCACGCTCATTGATGAGGCACTGACATTTGAAGCAACCATTTACGACAGGGAGTCAGGGGAGATCCGCCGCAGGATCGATCTGGGCCAGTTCGTGATAGAAAGAAGCGACAGGTTTATCGCAATAAAACCCTTTGCCAGCCGCTATGAGTGGGAGGTGCATATCCTTCCGCTGCAGCATGGCGCAGATTTCATTGATATGGTGTCTGAAGATTGTGCGGATCTTGCAAGACTGTTCAGGAGAACCATGGCCAGGCTCAATGCAGTCCTTGGTGGCGCCCAGTACAACTTCTTCATCCATTCCCTGCCGCACGGTCAGGCATTTAGCGACAGCCTCCCTTCGTTTCACTGGCATATTGAGATATGTCCCCGCACAAGTATCCCGACCGGTTTTGAGCTGGGCTCAGGACTCTTTGTGAATACCCTCTGTCCGGAAGATGCAGCCGAACGGCTCAGAAACGCAGATTTGGAAAATAGATAG
- a CDS encoding nucleotidyl transferase AbiEii/AbiGii toxin family protein, translating to MIAALPDAAAFTLIGGTALSLQIGHRVSNDLDFAVFSEHLPTQKVDNLVAKLKEQGHSVNLITDPSQISVFKINTGENLLSFARDYTIDNVKITFFAYGHNKELRNFYQRTLSIVSSKVSFPILGLEGLKTAKTLVLANRARSRDLFDLMILIRDYGFSITEALDIVENLGTNNDPEYYKAVMTGKIPLDVEDEGLATVSVKTSIDEIYEFFNNAIEQYEISVAADFWRRSNLKE from the coding sequence GTGATAGCAGCACTCCCCGATGCCGCGGCGTTTACCCTTATAGGCGGCACTGCCCTTTCTTTGCAGATCGGCCACAGGGTAAGTAATGACCTTGATTTTGCAGTATTTTCAGAACATTTGCCAACACAGAAGGTAGATAATCTGGTTGCAAAGCTAAAGGAACAGGGGCATAGCGTCAATTTGATTACTGACCCATCACAAATAAGCGTTTTCAAAATCAATACGGGCGAAAATCTGCTCAGTTTTGCCCGCGATTATACAATCGATAACGTCAAAATTACCTTCTTTGCCTATGGCCATAATAAGGAGCTGAGAAATTTCTACCAGCGGACACTCTCTATTGTATCCAGCAAGGTCTCCTTTCCCATTCTTGGGCTTGAAGGTCTCAAGACTGCAAAAACTCTTGTCCTGGCCAATAGGGCCAGATCAAGGGATCTCTTTGATCTGATGATTTTGATTCGTGATTATGGTTTTTCGATAACAGAAGCATTGGATATAGTGGAAAATCTCGGCACTAACAACGATCCTGAATATTACAAAGCTGTTATGACCGGGAAGATACCTCTGGATGTGGAAGATGAAGGTCTGGCCACGGTAAGCGTTAAAACATCCATTGACGAGATATACGAATTCTTCAACAATGCCATAGAACAGTACGAGATTTCTGTTGCTGCCGATTTCTGGCGCAGGTCCAATCTTAAAGAATAA
- a CDS encoding thioesterase family protein, translated as MPKVFATGFMVGLFEWACIRAIKPYMDYPHEQTVGIHVNFSHIAATPSGLSITVRGRLDKVEGRKLSFSLEAHDGIEKISEGTHDRFIIHTEKFNRKVQEKKHQDRG; from the coding sequence ATGCCGAAGGTCTTTGCAACCGGCTTTATGGTCGGGCTTTTCGAATGGGCCTGTATCAGGGCGATCAAACCGTATATGGACTATCCGCATGAGCAGACCGTTGGAATCCATGTCAATTTCAGCCATATCGCAGCCACTCCTTCAGGGCTGTCCATCACGGTCAGGGGAAGATTGGATAAGGTTGAAGGCCGCAAGTTGTCCTTCAGTCTCGAAGCCCATGATGGGATCGAAAAAATATCCGAAGGGACCCATGACAGGTTTATTATTCATACCGAGAAATTCAACAGGAAGGTCCAGGAGAAAAAGCACCAGGACCGAGGTTAG
- a CDS encoding (Fe-S)-binding protein, which translates to MHKEDFPDLSRCTLCGSCKATCPTYDDSLTEGMSARGRLKLVKGLMSGELEPSPLLSERLYSCILCGACSSICPLGIDIPELIHKGRTLLRNRDKRRRFLRYLLKFSTLWPDLTFRILSMGQDFFIPFLSKRKIIPFSPEIPDQPFHAIEQVHKVPKKKGRVAIFTGCSVNYLLPHLGESLINVLQSLGYEVVLPKDEVCCGAPLRALGMAEEAAELARKNHRVFSRLKVDAILSLCPTCTLTLKHEYVTLIGKGLEKATDISVFLQDKLERVEAIDRTVTYHDPCHLQYSLGVKKEPRDIITRAGLGLIEPATQECCGFGGTFCVSYRKMSENLLFKQSASIMATKASTVVTSCPGCMLQLGRTITDRPVIHLIELIEEAYCMRTLYQEPVLAKK; encoded by the coding sequence ATGCATAAAGAAGACTTTCCTGACCTTTCACGATGCACCCTCTGCGGCAGCTGCAAGGCCACCTGTCCGACCTATGACGACAGCCTGACAGAGGGCATGAGTGCGCGTGGGCGGCTTAAGCTGGTCAAGGGTCTTATGAGCGGTGAACTGGAGCCCTCCCCTCTTCTGAGCGAGCGTCTGTACAGCTGTATTCTCTGCGGTGCATGTTCCAGCATATGCCCTCTCGGCATTGACATCCCGGAATTGATCCACAAGGGACGGACCCTGCTCAGAAATCGTGACAAGCGGAGAAGGTTCCTGAGATATCTCCTGAAATTTTCGACATTGTGGCCGGACCTGACATTCAGGATCCTCTCTATGGGCCAGGATTTTTTTATACCATTCCTCTCCAAGCGGAAAATCATACCCTTCAGTCCTGAGATCCCTGACCAGCCCTTTCATGCCATTGAACAGGTGCATAAAGTACCGAAGAAAAAAGGCAGGGTAGCAATTTTTACCGGATGCAGTGTCAATTATCTTCTCCCTCATCTCGGCGAATCCCTTATCAATGTGCTTCAATCCCTCGGTTATGAGGTCGTGCTGCCAAAAGACGAGGTCTGCTGCGGTGCCCCTCTTCGTGCGCTCGGCATGGCAGAAGAGGCTGCAGAGCTCGCACGCAAGAACCACCGCGTCTTCAGCAGGCTCAAGGTAGATGCCATACTGAGCCTCTGCCCCACCTGCACGCTGACATTGAAACATGAATATGTCACCCTGATCGGCAAGGGACTTGAAAAGGCGACCGACATCTCTGTTTTTCTGCAGGACAAACTGGAGCGGGTTGAGGCCATTGACCGTACCGTGACCTATCACGACCCCTGCCATCTTCAATACAGCCTCGGCGTGAAAAAAGAACCGCGGGATATCATCACCAGGGCCGGGCTCGGCCTTATTGAGCCCGCCACTCAGGAGTGCTGCGGTTTCGGAGGGACGTTCTGCGTCTCTTACCGGAAGATGTCCGAAAACCTGCTTTTCAAACAGTCGGCAAGTATTATGGCAACAAAGGCCTCGACCGTTGTCACGTCATGTCCGGGCTGCATGCTCCAGCTCGGCAGGACCATCACCGACAGACCGGTTATTCACCTCATAGAACTGATCGAAGAGGCGTACTGCATGAGAACGCTTTACCAGGAGCCGGTGCTTGCAAAGAAATAA